In the genome of Raphanus sativus cultivar WK10039 chromosome 4, ASM80110v3, whole genome shotgun sequence, one region contains:
- the LOC130510886 gene encoding uncharacterized protein LOC130510886, producing the protein MSLLFNLVAKHFVREEDKECFSTCPRETPYLLGGFSFEEDESSNDEENKIIDYWVFNPRSEKFINITGKKFPKVLSEGCSLLGTSRGWAVFMSHTDSTIHLTQVLNPWSSESSPKTITLPPFTDHLVLHAEMVENVSLSTYLPNQDDDYIVSFTFFGSKLCYCMPNRDSNWTIVDISFSYEIHSGITYSRKDQIFYLLTTGCSYMAALDLKKNKKNPKFMRFQFGSFPLIPQYEWEILASCLRINYIAEASSGERFIVQWYVKTSRDLYTDGLQGEPKRFMVFRIEDEGKLYQGTRIIAKYTEDIGDLCIFIDKNEAFCLEASKFPGLRSNSIYYVFHGFGVYNISKKSSREYDLSGYPDTEGLDFFISPSLH; encoded by the exons ATGTCTCTGCTTTTCAACCTAGTTGCAAAACACTTC GTTCGAGAAGAGGACAAGGAATGTTTCTCCACATGTCCACGAGAAACCCCCTACCTGCTGGGTGGCTTTAGTTTTGAAGAAGACGAATCTTCAAAcgatgaagaaaacaaaattatagaTTATTGGGTATTTAATCCAAGGAGTGAAAAATTCATCAATATTACTGGCAAGAAATTCCCAAAAGTGTTGTCGGAAGGATGCAGTCTTCTTGGAACCTCACGTGGCTGGGCTGTGTTCATGAGCCACACCGATTCCACCATACATCTTACCCAAGTCCTTAATCCTTGGTCCTCAGAGTCATCTCCCAAAACCATTACTCTGCCCCCATTTACTGATCACCTTGTTCTGCATGCCGAAATGGTTGAAAATGTTTCCTTGTCCACTTATCTTCCCAACCAAGACGATGATTATATAGTGAGTTTCACCTTCTTTGGATCCAAACTTTGTTACTGTATGCCTAATCGAGATTCAAACTGGACGATTGTCGACATTTCTTTCTCCTACGAAATCCACTCTGGTATTACTTATTCTCGGAAAGACCAGATATTCTACCTCCTTACTACAGGATGTTCCTACATGGCTGCCTTAGATCTcaaaaagaataagaagaatCCAAAATTTATGAGGTTTCAGTTTGGGAGCTTCCCTCTGATACCACAATATGAGTGGGAGATACTGGCGTCATGTTTACGTATTAATTATATTGCGGAGGCGTCTTCTGGCGAGCGTTTCATTGTTCAATG GTATGTCAAAACAAGTAGAGACTTGTACACAGATGGTTTACAAGGAGAACCCAAACGATTCATGGTGTTTAGGATAGAAGATGAGGGTAAATTATACCAAGGAACAAGAATAATCGCTAAGTACACAGAAGACATTGGAGATCTTTGCATTTTCATTGACAAAAATGAAGCATTCTGTTTAGAGGCAAGCAAGTTTCCTGGACTCAGGTCTAACTCTATATATTACGTTTTCCATGGCTTTGGTGTTTACAATATTAGTAAGAAAAGCAGCCGCGAGTATGATCTAAGTGGTTATCCTGATACTGAAGGACTGGATTTTTTTATCTCTCCTTCACTCCATTAG
- the LOC130511437 gene encoding uncharacterized protein LOC130511437, with protein MGWNLDEFGVASWTTMSLLFNHFAELFVEEEGEEDHKTRFVFSSSPQKQTPFMILEGDEVGESSLEAEKIVMNFKLLDLRKEEIIDVTHKTFPKLLYEGSRVIGSSCGWTAFMSKHDGTVYLSNVFNLATCRVISLPSLSDPLRLRSTAIVNVSISSPPDQDDGYVVFVKFLGNDLYYCRPNWVSQWTQMDIEGYHVDLCDAIYSPRNQMLFLVITGASYLLSFDVNMKRRYTILNLRNLPKIPQSEWELLALCCKSEHMVESSCGKCFIVRRYVETYDDNETILKKTKRFMVFLLDKKVKDGEITARYTKDIGDLCIFFGTNETFCVEASKYHRLKPNSIYYIGYGLGVYHIGSGIFHHFPSYMPLNSPLCLLPLLSNPHV; from the exons ATGGGTTGGAACTTGGACGAGTTTGGAGTTGCTTCTTGGACAACAATGTCTCTTCTTTTCAATCACTTTGCAGAACTCTTT gttgaagaagaaggagaagaagatcaCAAGACTCGCTTCGTCTTTTCTTCATCTCCACAGAAGCAAACCCCTTTTATGATACTTGAAGGTGACGAAGTGGGAGAGTCTTCTTTAGAAGCGGAAAAAATCGTTATGAACTTCAAGTTACTTGATCTGAGAAAGGAAGAGATCATCGACGTTACACACAAGACATTTCCAAAGTTGTTGTATGAAGGGTCACGAGTAATCGGAAGCTCATGTGGCTGGACAGCTTTTATGAGCAAACATGATGGAACTGTCTATCTAAGCAATGTGTTCAATCTAGCGACATGTAGAGTCATttctcttccttcactttcTGATCCTTTGCGTCTTCGATCCACTGCAATCGTAAATGTCTCTATATCTTCTCCTCCTGACCAAGATGATGGTTATGTAGTGTTCGTCAAGTTCTTAGGCAATGACCTCTACTACTGTAGGCCTAATTGGGTCTCACAATGGACACAAATGGATATTGAAGGATACCATGTAGACTTATGTGATGCCATATATTCCCCAAGAAACCAAATGTTGTTCCTTGTTATAACAGGAGCAAGTTACTTGCTTTCTTTTGACGTCAACATGAAGAGAAGGTATACGATTTTGAACCTGAGAAACCTGCCAAAAATACCACAATCCGAGTGGGAGTTGTTGGCTTTGTGCTGCAAGAGTGAGCACATGGTTGAGTCGTCTTGTGGCAAATGTTTCATAGTGAGACG GTACGTGGAGACATATGACGACAACGAgactatattaaaaaaaaccaaGAGATTCATGGTGTTTCTGCTAGATAAAAAGGTGAAAGATGGAGAAATTACTGCTAGATACACTAAAGACATTGGAGATCTCTGCATATTTTTTGGTACTAATGAAACGTTTTGTGTGGAGGCAAGCAAGTATCATAGACTTAAGCCTAACTCAATATATTACATAGGATATGGCCTTGGTGTTTACCATATCGGTTCGGGAATATTCCATCATTTTCCTTCATATATGCCTCTCAATTCGCCTCTTTGTCTTTTACCCCTCTTATCTAATCCTCAtgtttaa